The segment GCCGCGACTCGCTGCAGCAGAACCTGGAGCTGCGCCACCGGGTGGCCTTGGCCATCCGCCGGCACCTCTCGGCGGAAGGGTTCCTGGAGATCGAAACGCCCTTCATGACCCGCTCCACCCCGGAGGGCGCGCGCGACTACCTGGTGCCCAGCCGCGTCCAGCCGGGCTCGTTCTACGCTCTGCCGCAGTCGCCGCAACTCTTCAAGCAGATCCTGATGATCTCCGGCTGCGACCGCTACTTCCAGATCGTGCGCTGCTTCCGCGACGAGGACCTGCGCGCCGACCGCCAGCCCGAGTTCACCCAGATCGACCTGGAGATGTCGTTTCCCCAGCCCGAGCGCGTCTTCGAGGTGGTGGAAGGATTCCTTTCGGCGGCGTGGAAGGCCGCGGGCATCGAACTCCAGCCGCCTTTCCCGCGCATGAGCTACGACCAGGCCATCCGCCAGTACGGAAGCGACAAGCCCGACCTGCGCCTGCCCGCGATGACCGACGTGCGCTCGGCCTTCGCGCCCGCGGACCTCGAGAAGCTGGGCGTGAGCGCGCAGCTTCCGGTGATGGCCATCCGCATCCCCAAGGTGGGCGAACTCTCGCGCAAGGAGCGCGACGACCTGAAGCCGCTCTTCGCCGACAAGAGCGGCGCGTCCAAACTGTTCGAGGACTTCAAGCGCCTGGAGAAGAACTTCCCCGAAGCCGCGGCCAGGGTGCGCGAGATGGTGGCACAGGCGACCTCGCCGGCGCCTGCCGGGGACCGTGTGGCACAGCCGACCTCGGCTGGGCAGGAGGACTTGATTGTTCTGGTCGCGGGCAACGGCAAGCCCGCCGCGCATCCTTCCGAAGGCGGAGTGAAG is part of the Terriglobales bacterium genome and harbors:
- the aspS gene encoding aspartate--tRNA ligase, translating into RDSLQQNLELRHRVALAIRRHLSAEGFLEIETPFMTRSTPEGARDYLVPSRVQPGSFYALPQSPQLFKQILMISGCDRYFQIVRCFRDEDLRADRQPEFTQIDLEMSFPQPERVFEVVEGFLSAAWKAAGIELQPPFPRMSYDQAIRQYGSDKPDLRLPAMTDVRSAFAPADLEKLGVSAQLPVMAIRIPKVGELSRKERDDLKPLFADKSGASKLFEDFKRLEKNFPEAAARVREMVAQATSPAPAGDRVAQPTSAGQEDLIVLVAGNGKPAAHPSEGGVKPEVKQHDHAVYTAAGALRVALGQRFADRHQFFAGDPKSAGSYRFLWVTDFPMFEWDEEGKRWAAAHHPFTSPHEQDLESGKLESDPGAVRSLAYDVVLNGTELGSGSIRIHRQDVQRRIFRALGMSEEEARSRFGFFLEALEYGTPPHGGIALGLDRIVMILAGAESLREVIPFPKTARAVDLMVDAPTPVSDAQLRELGIEIRKK